AGCGCGGCGGCAGGGACCCGCGCGACGTGTTCGTCGTCCGCAACGGCCCCGAACTGTCGCGCCTGCGCTGCGCCGCGCCCGACCCCGCCCTCCGGGAAGGGAAACCGCACCTGCTGGTCTACGTGGGGATGATGGGCGGACAGGACGGGCTGGACTACCTGCTGCGCGCCGTGGCGGCGCTGGCGGAGGCGCGCGACGACTTCCGCGCCCTGCTGGTGGGCGACGGCCCCGCGGTGCCGGGGCTGAGGGCGCTGGCGGCGGAACTGGGCGTCGCGGACCGGGTCGCCTTCACCGGGCTCGTCGGCCAGGAGAAGGTGTTCGAGGCCATCGCCACCGCGTCGGTCTGCGTGTGCCCGGACCCGAAGATCGGGCTGAACGACCTCTCGACGCTGGTAAAGGTGCTGGAGTACATGGGCATGGCGAAACCCGTGGTGGCCTTTGACCTCGCCGAGACCCGCGCCTCCGCCGGGGAGGCCGCCCTCTACGCGACGCCGAACAACCCCCGGGAGTTCGCGGACAAGATCGCCGAGCTGCTGGACCATCCGGAAGAGGCCGCGCGGCGCGGCGAGACCGGCCGGGAGCGCATCCTGAACGGCCTGGCCTGGGACCACCAGGCCGAACATCTCCTCGCGGCCTATGGCCGCGCCCTGGAGCGGTGACGTGGGCCCCCGCCCGGATGACGCCCCCCTCCCCTCCCCTCCGCCCGACGACCCCGAATCGCTCTCCCGCGCCGTGAAGGACGCCGCGCGCGCCCTGGGCTTTGACGCCTGCGGCGTCGCCGCCGCAACCGCCGAGGCGGACGACGGTTTTGACGCGTGGATGGACGCCGGCCACGCCGCGGGCATGGACTGGATGCGGCGCACCCGCGACCTGCGCCAGAACGCCGCGCTGAAACTGCCCGGCGTGCGCTCCGTGGTGGTGGTGGCGGCGGGCTACGCCCAGCCGCGCCCCCCCACGCCCCCGGACCACGGAAAGGTGGCGCT
The Candidatus Hydrogenedentota bacterium DNA segment above includes these coding regions:
- a CDS encoding glycosyltransferase family 4 protein produces the protein MTAPPTRRALILVENLSVPFDRRVWREALTLRDAGWRVCVVSPRGADRDTAAHEVIDGVEVRRFRLVEAEGGLKAYVLEYGLALVSMFLLTLRFRLGGRLDVIQTCNPPDLLVFAALPFRLLGARIVFDHHDLSPELYISKGGRAGSGLHRALLFFERLTFRLADVVMSTNESYRRIALERGGRDPRDVFVVRNGPELSRLRCAAPDPALREGKPHLLVYVGMMGGQDGLDYLLRAVAALAEARDDFRALLVGDGPAVPGLRALAAELGVADRVAFTGLVGQEKVFEAIATASVCVCPDPKIGLNDLSTLVKVLEYMGMAKPVVAFDLAETRASAGEAALYATPNNPREFADKIAELLDHPEEAARRGETGRERILNGLAWDHQAEHLLAAYGRALER